From Cydia fagiglandana chromosome 24, ilCydFagi1.1, whole genome shotgun sequence, a single genomic window includes:
- the LOC134676214 gene encoding histone H2B — protein MPPKTSGKAAKKSGKAQKNISKSDSKKKKKHKRKESYAIYIYKVLKQVHPDTGISSKAMSIMNSFVNDIFERIAAEASRLAHYNKRSTITSREVQTSVRLLLPGELAKHAVSEGTKAVTKYTSSK, from the coding sequence ATGCCACCCAAGACTAGCGGTAAGGCCGCCAAGAAATCCGGCAAGGCCCAGAAGAACATCTCCAAGTCGGACtctaagaaaaagaagaagcatAAGCGCAAGGAAAGCTACGCCATCTACATCTACAAGGTGCTCAAGCAGGTCCACCCCGACACCGGTATCTCCAGCAAGGCCATGTCGATCATGAACTCGTTCGTGAACGACATCTTCGAGCGCATCGCCGCCGAGGCCTCCCGCCTCGCTCACTACAACAAGAGGTCCACTATCACCAGCAGGGAGGTGCAGACCTCCGTGAGGCTCTTGCTGCCCGGTGAGCTCGCCAAGCACGCCGTCAGTGAAGGCACCAAGGCCGTCACCAAGTACACCAGCTCCAAGTAA
- the LOC134676494 gene encoding histone H2A, giving the protein MSGRGKGGKVKGKAKSRSNRAGLQFPVGRIHRLLRKGNYAERVGAGAPVYLAAVMEYLAAEVLELAGNAARDNKKTRIIPRHLQLAIRNDEELNKLLSGVTIAQGGVLPNIQAVLLPKKTEKKA; this is encoded by the coding sequence ATGTCTGGACGCGGTAAAGGTGGCAAGGTTAAGGGAAAGGCAAAGTCACGTTCTAACCGTGCCGGACTCCAGTTCCCCGTCGGCCGTATCCACAGGCTTTTACGCAAGGGCAACTACGCCGAGCGCGTCGGTGCCGGTGCCCCGGTGTACTTAGCCGCCGTCATGGAGTACCTGGCCGCTGAGGTTCTCGAGTTGGCAGGCAACGCCGCTCGCGACAACAAGAAGACCAGGATCATCCCTAGGCATCTCCAGCTGGCGATCCGCAACGACGAGGAGTTGAACAAGCTCCTCTCCGGTGTGACCATCGCCCAGGGTGGTGTGCTGCCTAACATTCAGGCCGTACTCCTGCCCAAGAAGACCGAGAAGAAGGCTTAA
- the LOC134676094 gene encoding histone H3, with amino-acid sequence MARTKQTARKSTGGKAPRKQLATKAARKSAPATGGVKKPHRYRPGTVALREIRRYQKSTELLIRKLPFQRLVREIAQDFKTDLRFQSSAVMALQEASEAYLVGLFEDTNLCAIHAKRVTIMPKDIQLARRIRGERA; translated from the coding sequence ATGGCCCGTACCAAGCAGACCGCTCGTAAATCCACCGGTGGTAAAGCGCCCCGTAAACAGCTCGCCACCAAGGCGGCCCGCAAGAGCGCGCCGGCCACCGGGGGCGTCAAGAAGCCCCATCGTTACAGGCCCGGCACCGTCGCCCTCCGTGAGATCCGTCGCTACCAGAAGAGCACTGAGCTTCTGATCCGCAAGCTGCCCTTCCAGCGTCTGGTGCGTGAGATCGCTCAGGATTTCAAGACCGACCTGCGCTTCCAGAGCTCTGCCGTTATGGCTCTCCAGGAGGCCAGCGAGGCTTACCTCGTCGGTCTCTTTGAGGACACCAACCTGTGCGCCATCCACGCCAAGCGTGTGACCATCATGCCCAAGGACATCCAGCTGGCTCGCAGGATCCGCGGTGAACGTGCTTAA
- the LOC134676509 gene encoding histone H1C-like — MADTAVAADAPAPATPAKKPKASASAGAKKPKAKPTHPKTSEMVNSAIKELKERSGSSLQAIKKYIAAQYKVDAEKLAPFIRKYLKSAVESGALIQTKGKGASGSFKLESKTSSAGKKPAAAKKSSAKSSAAAKKPAAAKPAKAKKAAASPAKPKAATKDKKAAAAKKKPAAKKPSTPAKGKSAAAPKAKKTAKPPTKKPKAPKPKKAAAAPKAKPAAKKAASKK; from the coding sequence atggccgatacCGCAGTTGCTGCCGACGCTCCCGCCCCGGCGACGCCCGCGAAGAAGCCTAAGGCGTCCGCCTCCGCAGGCGCTAAGAAGCCTAAGGCGAAGCCCACCCACCCTAAGACGTCCGAGATGGTTAACAGCGCCATCAAGGAGCTGAAGGAGAGAAGCGGTTCGTCCCTGCAGGCTATCAAGAAATACATCGCCGCCCAGTACAAGGTCGACGCCGAGAAGCTGGCCCCTTTCATTAGAAAATATCTGAAGAGCGCAGTCGAATCCGGCGCACTCATACAGACCAAAGGCAAGGGCGCGTCCGGCTCGTTCAAACTGGAATCGAAGACTTCATCCGCCGGCAAGAAACCCGCCGCGGCCAAGAAATCTAGCGCTAAATCATCAGCCGCCGCTAAGAAGCCCGCCGCAGCTAAACCGGCTAAGGCGAAGAAGGCCGCCGCGTCCCCGGCCAAGCCTAAGGCCGCCACGAAGGACAAGAaggccgccgccgccaaaaagAAGCCCGCAGCGAAGAAACCTTCCACCCCCGCCAAGGGCAAGAGCGCCGCCGCGCCTAAGGCCAAGAAGACCGCGAAGCCGCCGACCAAGAAGCCTAAAGCTCCCAAGCCAAAGAAGGCTGCTGCCGCTCCCAAAGCGAAGCCCGCCGCTAAGAAGGCTGCCTCGAAGAAGTAA
- the LOC134676091 gene encoding histone H1C-like: MADTAVAADAPAPATPAKKPKASASAGAKKPKAKPTHPKTSEMVNSAIKELKERSGSSLQAIKKYIAAQYKVDAEKLAPFIRKYLKSAVESGALIQTKGKGASGSFKLESKTSSAGKKPAAAKKSSAKSSAAAKKPAAAKPAKAKKAAASPAKPKAATKDKKAAAAKKKPAAKKPSTPAKGKSAAAPKAKKTAKPPTKKPKAPKPKKAAAAPKAKPAAKKAASKK; this comes from the coding sequence atggccgatacCGCAGTTGCTGCCGACGCTCCCGCCCCGGCGACGCCCGCGAAGAAGCCTAAGGCGTCCGCCTCCGCAGGCGCTAAGAAGCCTAAGGCGAAGCCCACCCACCCTAAGACGTCCGAGATGGTTAACAGCGCCATCAAGGAGCTGAAGGAGAGAAGCGGTTCGTCCCTGCAGGCTATCAAGAAATACATCGCCGCCCAGTACAAGGTCGACGCCGAGAAGCTGGCCCCTTTCATTAGAAAATATCTGAAGAGCGCAGTCGAATCCGGCGCACTCATACAGACCAAAGGCAAGGGCGCGTCCGGCTCGTTCAAACTGGAATCGAAGACTTCATCCGCCGGCAAGAAACCCGCCGCGGCCAAGAAATCTAGCGCTAAATCATCAGCCGCCGCTAAGAAGCCCGCCGCAGCTAAACCGGCTAAGGCGAAGAAGGCCGCCGCGTCCCCGGCCAAGCCTAAGGCCGCCACGAAGGACAAGAaggccgccgccgccaaaaagAAGCCCGCAGCGAAGAAACCTTCCACCCCCGCCAAGGGCAAGAGCGCCGCCGCGCCTAAGGCCAAGAAGACCGCGAAGCCGCCGACCAAGAAGCCTAAAGCTCCCAAGCCAAAGAAGGCTG